Proteins from a single region of Pongo abelii isolate AG06213 chromosome 17, NHGRI_mPonAbe1-v2.0_pri, whole genome shotgun sequence:
- the LOC129051686 gene encoding signal recognition particle 19 kDa protein-like, with amino-acid sequence MACTAVRFPAKQDRFICIYPAYLNNKKTIAEGRRIPISKAVENPTATEIQDVCSEVGLNVFLEKNKMYSREWNRDVHYRGRVRVQLKQEDGSLCLVQFPSCKSVMLYAAEIIPKLKRRTQKTGGGDQSLQQGEGSKKRERKEKEVTSYQHQVCGTTVRDMNGVSNLY; translated from the coding sequence ATGGCTTGCACTGCCGTGCGGTTCCCGGCCAAGCAAGACAGGTTTATTTGTATCTATCCtgcttatttaaataataagaagaCCATCGCAGAGGGAAGGCGAATCCCCATAAGTAAGGCTGTTGAAAATCCTACAGCTACAGAGATTCAAGATGTATGTTCAGAAGTTGGACTTAATGTAtttcttgagaaaaataaaatgtactctAGAGAATGGAATCGTGATGTCCATTACAGAGGCAGAGTCCGGGTCCAGCTTAAACAGGAAGATGGCAGCCTCTGCCTTGTACAGTTCCCATCATGTAAATCAGTAATGTTATATGCAGCAGAAATAATACCTAAACTAAAAAGAAGGACACAAAAAACAGGAGGAGGTGACCAAAGTCTTCAACAAGGAGAGGGAAgtaaaaaaagggaaaggaaagaaaaagaagtaacctCGTATCAGCATCAAGTTTGTGGTACTACTGTCAGAGACATGAATGGAGTTTCGAATTTGTATTAG